A single region of the Brassica rapa cultivar Chiifu-401-42 chromosome A03, CAAS_Brap_v3.01, whole genome shotgun sequence genome encodes:
- the LOC103859778 gene encoding uncharacterized protein LOC103859778: MRWLDRRYIHRAKTMSLKFILLIASLVLLCIASSDSAILPFLRNQKLLNEEVGKIHIHKENKISVKVSRSPPAKGRNCCND, from the exons atgcGTTGGCTAGACAGAAGATACATACATAGGGCAAAAACAATGAGTCTCAAGTTCATTCTATTAATAGCTTCACTTGTACTTTTATGTATCGCATCGTCTGATTCGGCAATCCTTCCATTTCTCAGAAACCAGAAACTTC TCAATGAAGAAGTTGGAAAAATTCACATTCACAAAGAAAACAAGATCAGCGTAAAAGTCAGCCGTTCACCTCCTGCCAAAGGCAGAAATTGCTGCAATGATTAA
- the LOC108871171 gene encoding uncharacterized protein LOC108871171, whose product MKRKVSLIALFLVLSFVVSSYAAPTQPDQIRKVLMNDDRSTP is encoded by the exons ATGAAGAGAAAAGTGAGTCTGATTGCTTTGTTCCTGGTTCTCTCTTTCGTGGTTTCGTCTTATGCAGCTCCAACTCAGCCAGACCAAATCCGCAAAGTTT TGATGAATGATGATAGAAGCACCCCCTAG
- the LOC108871285 gene encoding uncharacterized protein LOC108871285: MKRNLWLIALFLVLSSLISSYAVSTQSYQIRKLLIIGTPPSKSRPTRQCC; encoded by the exons ATGAAGAGAAATTTGTGGTTGATTGCTTTGTTTCTGGTTCTATCTTCCCTGATTTCATCTTATGCAGTTTCAACTCAATCATACCAAATCCGCAAACTTT TGATTATAGGAACACCCCCTAGTAAGTCAAGACCTACCCGCCAATGTTGTTAG
- the LOC103859780 gene encoding proteasome assembly chaperone 2 yields MEFVVEEGKRVNEECSTLILPALSIGNVGQLAADLLVSSTGADRVGYLDDPYLLPCVGNDAYGPLPCGQIALPLEVYESSSTASTLALQRSPVAKGMMIKFAENIADFAASSGKKHVIVLSSLDFQRLHHNLDMSRGPQVYYLSNAEASGRDDHCERLGFGRLNEYDSEGRCWQYLSSVFDENSKEELTFPAEDELEDIDYYPSLPFAALFSAFKARGLKVTCLLCYCSEGDNIPDAFLLAEAASKLTGLTPDKFHGEESGKWQIPYSWKSMYGAPPDMSMF; encoded by the exons ATGGAGTTTGTAGTTGAAGAAGGAAAGCGAGTGAACGAAGAATGCTCCACTTTGATTCTC CCTGCATTATCAATTGGGAACGTAGGGCAGCTCGCTGCTGATCTTCTAGTGTCATCTACTGGTGCAGACAGAGTTGGTTATCTCGATGATCCTTACCTGCTTCCTTGCGTTGGAAACGACGCTTATGGCCCTCTTCCTTGTGGCCAAATAGCTCTTCCCCTCGAGG TTTATGAGTCATCTTCAACTGCGTCTACTCTTGCTCTGCAACGGTCTCCTGTTGCAAAG GGAATGATGATTAAATTTGCTGAGAACATAGCAGATTTTGCTGCTTCGAGTGGCAAGAAGCATGTGATTGTGCTTTCGAGTTTGGACTTCCAAAGGCTGCATCATAACTTGGATATGTCTCG AGGCCCACAGGTGTATTATCTGTCTAATGCTGAAGCTAGTGGAAGAGATGATCACTGTGAGAGGCTAGGATTTGGGAGATTGAATGAGTATGATTCAGAAGGAAGATGTTGGCAGTATCTTAGCTCTGTCTTTGACGAGAACTCTAAAGAAGAGCTGACTTTCCCTGCAGAAGATGAGCTTGAAGACATAGATTATTACCCCAGCTTACCATTTGCAGCTCTTTTCTCAGCTTTTAAG GCAAGAGGCTTGAAGGTGACATGCCTGCTATGTTACTGTTCTGAAGGAGACAACATTCCTGATGCATTCCTTCTAGCAGAGGCTGCATCTAAGCTTACTGGTTTAACTCCTGACAAGTTCCATG GGGAAGAAAGTGGGAAATGGCAGATACCGTATTCATGGAAGAGCATGTATGGAGCTCCTCCGGATATGTCCATGTTTTAA
- the LOC103859781 gene encoding protein JINGUBANG — protein MVKANETSGSHHRRLTFADFLNSDPDAGKEEHNHGDHPSSSNNNNKDVNSHQQRQSNASTTSGDSSPNQVLSPWNQTYSPYHTDTTTTPTMSPSPWNQTYSPYYKSPWIYQTQNIDDVSDNGLIGTIVRQEGHVYSLAASGNLLFTGSDSKNIRVWKDLKDFTGFKSTSGLVKTIVITGDNRIFTGHQDGKIRVWRGSKKGYTRIGSLPTLKEFLTKSVNPKNYVEVRRRRNVLNIRHYDAVSCLSLNEELGLLYSGSWDKTLKVWRLSDSKCLESIQAHDDAINTVAAGFDGLLFTGSADGALKVWKRELQGKGTKHFLVNVLMKQENAVTALAVNLTASVVYCGSSDGSVNFWEGQKYLSHGGTLRGHRTAVLCLAAAGSLVLSGGADNNICVWRRNGDGTHSYLSVLMDHVGPVKCLTAVEETEDEDDGRWIVYSGSLDKSVKVWRVKETVSPVIG, from the coding sequence ATGGTAAAAGCTAATGAAACCAGTGGAAGTCATCACCGGAGACTCACTTTCGCCGACTTCTTAAACTCCGATCCGGACGCCGGCAAAGAAGAGCATAACCATGGTGACCATCCTAGTAgtagcaacaacaacaacaaggatGTAAATAGTCACCAACAACGTCAAAGCAATGCTTCAACCACGAGCGGTGACTCATCTCCCAACCAAGTTTTATCACCATGGAACCAGACTTACTCACCGTACCACACCGACACAACAACGACTCCTACTATGTCTCCGTCTCCGTGGAACCAGACTTACTCTCCCTACTACAAGTCTCCGTGGATCTACCAGACACAAAACATAGATGATGTTTCGGACAACGGACTAATCGGTACGATCGTGAGACAAGAAGGTCACGTCTACTCGTTGGCTGCTTCTGGGAATCTTCTATTCACAGGATCCGATTCGAAGAACATTCGGGTGTGGAAAGATCTCAAAGACTTCACCGGTTTTAAATCAACCAGCGGTTTGGTTAAAACGATAGTGATAACCGGAGATAACCGGATTTTCACCGGTCATCAAGACGGTAAAATCCGGGTTTGGAGAGGGTCAAAGAAAGGATACACCCGAATCGGAAGCTTACCGACTTTAAAAGAGTTTTTGACTAAGTCGGTGAATCCAAAGAACTACGTCGAGGTGCGTCGCCGGAGAAACGTTCTGAATATACGTCACTACGACGCCGTTTCGTGTCTAAGCTTGAACGAAGAACTCGGTTTACTCTATTCCGGTTCGTGGGACAAGACTCTCAAAGTCTGGAGACTCTCCGACTCTAAATGTCTAGAATCGATCCAGGCTCACGACGACGCGATCAACACCGTCGCCGCCGGGTTCGACGGTTTGCTCTTCACCGGATCCGCCGACGGAGCTTTGAAAGTGTGGAAACGTGAGCTGCAAGGGAAAGGAACGAAGCATTTTCTTGTTAACGTGTTGATGAAGCAAGAGAACGCTGTGACTGCGTTGGCGGTTAATTTAACGGCGTCTGTTGTTTACTGTGGTTCTTCTGATGGCTCCGTTAATTTCTGGGAAGGACAGAAGTATCTTTCTCACGGTGGGACTCTCCGTGGCCACCGTACGGCGGTGCTATGTCTCGCCGCCGCTGGGAGTCTGGTGCTGAGCGGTGGAGCGGATAATAATATTTGTGTGTGGAGGAGGAACGGTGATGGGACGCATTCGTATCTCTCGGTGTTGATGGACCACGTGGGACCTGTTAAGTGTTTGACGGCGGTGGAAGAGACAGAGGACGAAGATGATGGAAGATGGATAGTGTATAGTGGAAGCTTGGATAAATCGGTGAAGGTGTGGCGCGTGAAGGAGACTGTGTCTCCGGTGATTGGTTAG
- the LOC103859783 gene encoding B3 domain-containing transcription factor VRN1-like, translating to MPRPFFHKLIFSSTIQEKRLRVPDKFVSRFKDELSVAVALTVPDGHVWRVGLRKADNNNKIWFQDGWQEFVDRYSIRIGYLLIFRYEGNSAFSVCIYNLPQSEINYHSTGLMDSASHNNHFKRPRLFEDLEDEDAETLHTTASAIQSFFTGPVKPEEATPTQTSKVPKKRGRKKKNADHPEEVNSSAPRDDDPESRSKFYESASARKRTVNAEERERAVNAAKTFEPTNPFFRVVLRPSYLYRGCIMYLPSGFAEKYLSGISGFIKVQLGEKQWPVRCLYKAGRAKFSQGWYEFTVENNLGEGDVCVFELLRTRDFVLKVTAYRVNEYV from the exons CTTTCTTCCACAAGTTGATTTTCTCATCCACTATCCAAGAAAAGCGTCTA AGAGTTCCAGATAAGTTTGTGAGTAGATTCAAGGACGAGCTATCGGTTGCAGTTGCCCTCACAGTACCTGATGGTCACGTTTGGCGTGTAGGACTAAGGAAAgctgacaacaacaacaagatttGGTTTCAAGATGGTTGGCAAGAGTTTGTTGACCGTTACTCCATCCGCATTGGTTACCTTTTGATCTTTAGATACGAAGGCAACTCTGCCTTCAGCGTGTGCATTTACAACTTACCACAGTCCGAGATTAACTACCATTCCACCGGTCTCATGGACTCTGCATCACACAACAACCACTTCAAACGTCCCCGTTTGTTTGAAGACCTTGAAGATGAAGATGCTGAGACTCTGCACACAACCGCTTCAGCCATCCAGAGCTTCTTCACTGGACCTGTTAAACCTGAAGAGGCAACACCAACACAAACCTCAAAAGTTCCTAAAAAGAgagggaggaagaagaagaatgctGATCATCCTG AGGAAGTAAACTCATCTGCACCGAGAGATGATGACCCAGAGAGCCGTTCAAAGTTCTACGAGAGTGCTTCTGCGAGAAAGAGAACAGTGAAtgctgaagagagagagagggctGTTAATGCAGCCAAAACGTTTGAGCCAACAAACCCTTTCTTCAGAGTTGTTCTGAGACCGTCTTATCTATACAGAGGTTGCATCATG TATTTGCCTTCTGGTTTTGCTGAGAAGTACTTAAGTGGGATCTCGGGATTCATCAAGGTCCAGCTAGGGGAGAAACAATGGCCTGTGAGATGCCTATACAAAGCAGGGAGAGCTAAGTTCAGTCAAGGTTGGTATGAGTTCACTGTGGAGAATAACCTAGGAGAAGGTGATGTCTGCGTGTTTGAGCTGCTGAGAACCAGAGATTTCGTTTTGAAAGTGACGGCCTATCGAGTCAACGAGTATGTCTGA